One window of Erwinia aphidicola genomic DNA carries:
- a CDS encoding polyphenol oxidase family protein, which yields MPSPYRSPLLSRIDWLDHAFLPAGERPPQGTIYNQQRHSARVIRDVEALPVKSQDADGLIGSGSNPLAVYTADCLPILLADTRQQQVAAVHGGLKGVLSGVLINAIQALCTRGATPDSLYIAIGPAIGPCCYELGQDVIDHAQQDDPQQLAEMLPWSAQAVNNPLAQRAQAQGTTGGVWFDLPLLAHRIARRAGVPQAQIDQAGICTYCMAEEKASYRRNSHCQHGYEQRFSWIAKR from the coding sequence ATGCCCTCCCCTTATCGCTCACCGCTGCTTTCCCGTATTGACTGGCTCGACCACGCGTTTCTGCCCGCCGGGGAGCGCCCGCCGCAAGGGACGATCTACAACCAGCAGCGCCACAGCGCGCGCGTGATCCGCGATGTTGAGGCCCTGCCGGTCAAAAGCCAGGATGCGGACGGGTTAATTGGCAGCGGGTCAAATCCGCTGGCGGTATATACCGCCGACTGCCTGCCGATCTTGCTGGCCGATACGCGCCAGCAGCAGGTGGCGGCGGTACACGGTGGGTTAAAAGGGGTGCTGAGCGGCGTGCTGATTAATGCGATCCAGGCCTTATGCACACGCGGGGCGACGCCGGATAGCCTGTATATCGCCATCGGCCCGGCGATTGGGCCGTGCTGCTATGAGCTGGGGCAGGATGTGATTGACCATGCGCAGCAGGATGACCCGCAGCAGCTGGCCGAAATGCTGCCGTGGTCGGCGCAGGCGGTCAACAATCCGCTGGCGCAGCGCGCGCAGGCGCAGGGCACGACGGGGGGAGTGTGGTTTGATTTGCCGCTGCTGGCGCACAGGATTGCGCGACGGGCGGGCGTGCCGCAGGCGCAGATTGATCAGGCGGGGATTTGTACCTACTGCATGGCGGAGGAGAAAGCCAGCTACCGCCGCAACAGCCATTGCCAGCACGGATATGAGCAGCGCTTCTCGTGGATTGCGAAGCGGTGA
- a CDS encoding toxin-antitoxin system TumE family protein: protein MVAKQLIRIRQFIDDNALVEIVVWEVAPPVRASQHGYKYRLAYVVDGQCVLRYDNEAGKGDHKHIGSDEVGISFESLEGLLSAFWDDVNNFKG, encoded by the coding sequence ATGGTCGCAAAGCAGTTAATCAGAATCCGTCAATTTATTGATGATAACGCGCTTGTTGAAATTGTTGTCTGGGAAGTCGCTCCTCCCGTTAGGGCGAGCCAGCATGGTTATAAGTACCGCCTCGCTTATGTTGTCGATGGACAATGCGTACTGCGCTATGACAACGAAGCTGGCAAGGGCGATCACAAACATATCGGCAGTGATGAGGTCGGCATCTCTTTTGAAAGCCTTGAGGGGTTGCTCTCGGCTTTTTGGGATGACGTAAACAACTTCAAGGGGTAA
- a CDS encoding HVO_A0114 family putative DNA-binding protein encodes MRTLTINISTIEETQRRTLAAIKGDVKARGDFLSFTSWDLLHKVLTPKCMNILNAMTGEGNLSVREVARRVGRDIKGVHTDVKKLLSHGVIEHGPDGIQFPFDEIRFDFSLGHAAA; translated from the coding sequence ATGAGAACATTAACGATTAATATTTCCACCATTGAAGAGACTCAGCGCCGTACGCTGGCAGCAATCAAAGGCGACGTGAAAGCGCGTGGCGATTTCCTCTCTTTCACCAGCTGGGACTTGTTGCACAAAGTGCTTACGCCAAAATGCATGAACATCCTCAATGCCATGACAGGCGAGGGCAACTTGTCGGTCAGAGAGGTCGCACGACGCGTCGGCAGAGATATTAAGGGCGTGCATACCGACGTGAAGAAGCTGCTTAGCCACGGTGTCATTGAACATGGCCCCGATGGAATTCAGTTCCCGTTTGATGAGATACGTTTCGATTTTTCTCTGGGGCACGCAGCGGCGTAG